The genomic stretch ttaactacctcgtttacacATTCATTCTAGGCAATGGACTTTCTTGACTTGtctttcatcttgatcatctttgggcttctttgaacaatcattggatgcttcaatttgttaaacaatttaactaagaagcaaacaattaaatgacaatgaaacttggcatcatcaaccaagtgtgttatAACATAGTTGTATAAGAAGCATCAGGATAGGTGACATCAACGTTGTGAGCATCCCTTATGTAAACATTATTCCCTCTTATGAATGTCATTTTGCCTTTCCCTTTAGCCTTCATGAGTATGAAATACCTTTCAATAGGTGAAGAATTGGGTGATTCTAACTTGTCTAGTTGTTACcctcggttgagaccgaaaggaatAACCTTGGGAGAACAACCTTAATTTAAGCCACCTCTATGTTTATGCATGAATTTGGAGAGTCGTAAATTGAATTTAGTTACCCGACTAACGAACCCGAGAGGGGTGTTAGAAGGGTTAGCTAGTGTCCACTCACTAGATCGAAAGGGATTGTTTGGCGACCTAGAGCCATCTTCCTTCTTATATTATCATTATCTAAACGACCACTTAACGGGAAACTAAACTGTTATGAGCAATTGTCGGTGGAGAAGTCGGGTCCTAGGCCCTCCTTATTATTGAATTACATCTTTTACAATTACTTGCTCATATTTAACATCTAGTCTAGTTGCACTTTATTTTAGTTAGTTCAGTTGATTAGTTAAAAATAAAAACATTGATCgccgacttagctaaacgatcTTAAACTAGAATAGGCTAGTAGTGCATATTCGCTCCCCGTGATTCGACCCCTAAGTGCTACAACAACAGCGTACACTTGCGGTTATTTAAAACACACATCATGCACTTTATGTGAAACTTTTGGGGGTAAATTATTCCAATTGAAAGTTGTGagggttaatttcacaattgcacaaagttatgggggtcaatcACCACTCCCCCGGAGTTAAATCTATTGACACGCGAGTCAAAAATATTATCACTCGAAACTAACCTAATCCGCTATCGATCCCTACTCAATCGCACTCGACCCAAAATAATACAAATAGATTAAGGTGACTCATCGAAATGAACCGAACCGAAAAATAAAACTAAGGTTAACCCGAATAACACAGACCAGATTTAATCCGGCCCAAAACTGAATGAATGACGAGTTTCTAGACCTAAATAAAACCCTAATTACTCTTGTTACCCGTAGCTTATAGAACCTTTAAATTTTGTATCTGATTTCGAACATTAGGTTATCTGTACAAAACGATCCCAACGTGCAAGAAAACACAGCTTGGCTATTAGGAAGAATGGATCATGAAAGACGCAAAACATTAGTCATGATCAAGAATGACGAGGGCAACGCATCGACATCAATTAACGATCTAAACGACGAGATGTTGCGTGAGATCTTATGCCGAGTGGATTGTTATGCCACCGCTCTTCGGTGCAAAACCGTTTCTAAGCGCTGGTGCTCTTTAGTTTCTGACCCTTCATTCGCGGCACAAGGGTTTGTAAAGCACCGCGACATAATCAGTGAAAAAGAGCAACCATGGACCTTCTTGTCAACCATGACAATGTGGGATAAAAACATTGTGACCGCCATTGTTACACCACCATGTTGCGAAAGGATATTGAGGTCTCCGATATTGTCGTTACAATTCCTTCCTTTCCCATCCAAGGTTATCGCGACATTCAGAGACTTGAATTTATGCTTAGGTGTGAATCCTGTGACGGGAGAAGGCGTTTTCTATATTTGTAATCTGTTAACCAAACAATGGTTGGCTCTGCCACCTTCTCCAACTCACCGAAAAGTAATTTGGGCTGCTCTAGTATCCCAAGAGGGGTGCGGTTTTAGGGTTGTTGTGGCTCAGTCTTTGCTCGGAGGTCGCTATTATATAGGGGCTGCTTGTAAAAtcaatttatttatttacttatcAGACACATAGATATTGTAATCGAGTTTCAGCCTTATGGTGTTAGTCCATCGCGACATTTATTTTGGTGCCTTTGATCCATTCGATGTTACTAATACTTTTGAAGGGACTTTGACTGCAATCGCACTGCCATTACCACCTAAAGAACCAGATATGCGATTGCGTAAAACACCAGAAGTATTACTCGAGAGTTGTGGGAAATTGATAGCCATTGATAAGCATGAGTCAAAATCAGTTGGTTTTGTGTGATACTAAATCCAATGTTTTAGAGCCTTTGATGATACCAGTTCCTCCTCATCAACTTGTAACTTCTTTCAAACTCGACTTCCCGCGTTGGCCTGTTCCATATCCTTGGTTATTGAGTTAAGGGTGTTTCTCCAAGTTTGATTATATtcgcttttacgtttttcatgtAAGTTCAATTCAATTCTTAGCTTATGCTTGTGATTCTAGTATATGAAATTGAGCAACAATTGGTTTTGTGTGATACCAGATCCAAAACCTTAGAGCCTTTGTCAACAACAATTCGTCCTCGTTTGTTTCCGTGTTGGCCGACGCAAATCCCAATTCCCTAAGCTTCTTTGTTACCCTGCTGAAGCATCCGACCAAAAATCGCAGGCCGATAAGCTAAGTGCATGGGTTCAGTTACACATattcgtgttttttttttcaatttcaatttcaatttttagCCACAATGTTTGTACTTTCGATCATCGTTATGTCTCAACTTTCGACTAATCTTATACGCATCATGTATCATATTAAGCTCGTATTCTGAAGGACACTCCACTTGTGTATATTATAAGAATGTTTAGGGAAAACCATTATATTTAATTTGTCTTATATACAAAAGTAGTATGATACTTAATCCGTTTTAAATTAGAATTTGTGGAACTGGAAAAGATGTTACAAATTTGGATGTCACAAATTTAAAAGACCTGTTAATATTAAAATTGTAATAATTGGATGTCAACTTTTTAATTCCTCGAGATATATATATTTGGACGTTTGTTTTCATCTTACTGCGATATACTCCGACTCCACATTGCAGGAAATCAGAGTTGTTTTCATCTCATAGCCATCAACACACTTTTGTTAATCGATGTAGTTATTTTGTTGTTTTAGTTTATGGTTTTTTGTAATAAGTGCATTTAACCAAATCAGTCAAATGTTATTGTATAAGATATAGAAACCTGAAAAGTTAATTAAGAAGGGTCGCCCTCATAATGCTATGATCCTTTAATTTTAAAAATTTATCAACTTTATTTATCAAAACCAAAAACCGCACGGTTTATATATACACAGAGTAATAAATTCAGAGCCGACAAATAATGACACGACATGACACGATCCAACACGAAATTAAGAGGTTTGCGTTGAGATTTAATGACTCATTTATTTTTTTGAGTCGAGGAACACGACACGAAATTTAAtaggtttgagtttgagttggaATCTCTAAATATGTATAACCAACAAAAATAACCTATCATATCATCATATCATCATGTGTCATTCCCTCTCCAATTGCCATGTGTCATTCCCACAAAATATAttatattttcattttcatattttttaaaactgaaataaaatgtcAATTATTGATTCTTTCCCATAATACGTAGAACTTAAAAAAAGAACTAGCATGATTATAAGAGGAAGTTATaatccccactaaactaaaagaataagaaaactctaatattttcccgcctaaatgaatattCTATATTTGGGCTTCATTATATCTTATCTACAATTGGGCCAAATTGCTTGATTccatataattttagtccatttacACATTTATATGTCTACAACAGGGCCAATACTGATTAATTACATACAATAACTAACCTACTATAAGATAAGAGCATTATATTGTTTTTACTTCTAAAACGAAAAAATTGcgaataaatttttttttacaCTTTAATTTAATACTATCTATTTCTACTGTATACAACGGGAACATTTAAATTTtggttattttttttaaaaatttttttgatttaataTATACATAAGTATATTTATTACAACACAGATACACACAAAATAGTTTCAGCAATTGTATATACGGTAACAGTGTTGAACCTTCTTTTTTCTATCTCTTAATAtaaaacattactaatattaagTTATATTCTATACTAAAATTTCAAATGGAGTTAAAATAAGTTAAATATAATTAGATAATTGTTAAATGCTCTAATCGGCTGTGGAAAATACGGGTTTGGCCTCGCATCAAGCTTTTCTTCTGGCAACTGTGTAGCGGAGCTTTGGCAACCTTGGACAACATAGCAGCTCGGGTCAGAGGTGAGTCTTCTTCTTGTTATTTTTGTTCTTCTAACTCCGAATCATCTATTCATTTATTCCGAGATTGTAGTGTGGCCAAGTGGGTGTGGAGCTCTCTTAATTTGAATGGGGAAGTGGAGGGGTGTGTCGTGGATGGGATGGGCGAGGTCCGTGACTGGGTGGAGGGACTTTGGAGGGATGCTGGAGAGCGGGAGATGGAGAAATATATGATTGGCTGCTGGGCGATTTGGGAACATAGAAATAAGGTGGCCTTCGATGGAGCTCTGGTGGAACCGGACAGAATCACGAGCAGGGTCAGGGACATCATTTTGGAGTTGGAGAATGGGGAGGAAGGTGAACGAGGCAGATCGAGGAGGCGGGGAAGGAGGGCTGAGGAGAGTGGGAACGACGGGTGGAAGCCGGCAAGGAATGGCTATGTTAAAGTTAATGTGGATGCGGGGGTTAAGGAAGGGGACGGGGTGAGTACGGGGGTGGTGTGCCGGGATATGCGAGGGGAGGTGTTATGGGGAGTGACGATGGTGCGCAACTCGGAGTGGGATCCTCGGTTCGCTGAAGCGGTTGCGGTATATGACGGGCTACTAGAGGCACAGGTTCGTGGGCATCAAGAGGTCGTGGTGGAGGGTGACTGCCTTCAAGTAATTGAAGCGCTGCAAGCACGAAGGAACGGGAGGAGTTTGTTTTTGTTATTGATTGAAGACATTTTATCGCTTTCAAATAGTTTTGTTTCTGTTCTTTGGTCGCATACGAGTCGTGTTAATAACTCGGTTGCACATGCTTTAGCTCATATTTTTCCTAGGGTAGTCGGTAAAACTGTGTGGTCGAACATGTTACCTCCTGTTGCGAGCTCTGCGGTAGCGTAtgatttatcattaatatattgaTACCCCTCGGGgtgttttcttcaaaaaaaaaaaaaaaaaaaaaaaaaccgcgtGTGCGCGGGATTTATACTAGTAACAACATTAAATGAGGAAAATTCTCTGCGATTGGCCTTCACCATATTCCCATAATAACTAGGATAATTTAATATTACCATAAAACGAGATTGTGTTATCATCAACATATTATCATAGAATCAATAATAATCATGTATCACTTTTTAAAACTTAAATCCCATTGGAAAAATATCACGTCTGACTATTCAATCGCATTATCCTTTCCTCATTTGAGATCATTAAATCAAAGATTTAATAAGGGGTTTTCGGAGAAAATTATGGTAACCGAAACTAATATTAATATTTCATAAAAAAATTGAGCCTGTTGATAGACTTCTATATTGAGGGTTAGAAGCAAACAAGGGCTAAAAATCCTGAATTGTGACAAAAACTAAGGGGCTCTATAGTTACGAGTTATGACTAATGTAATTTATATGGACATTTTTTAGACTTTGTCATTTTTTTACTTGAATAAGATAGTTGAataaattattttacaatttttctatcATGTGTCCAATAGGCACATGGTAAGAAGCCAATTTATACATCAGGTAACATTTTTTACGAatactgtgacacccccatactccaagtgccttaccaggaccacttaaggtatgagaacgtcaccatctcggttactcgaggcaatgataatcaaatgacaatgaagaaacataatttaaataacaatatggtttaaagtgattacatgttaaaatgcccaaaactgataaaagtacAATACAACGTTCTCAAAACCCAAAATTATCAAACGACTAAATCAAAACAACATAAGACTCTAAGACTgcctcgtggtgactcatcccaactAACCCAAGCGTATCTTCTCATACGTattcaacaactgctcaccatccccgaatggatcaccacagtttttaaaacaattaacggggtcaatagtaattacacaatcaaagccacactgaaacaaacatacaaacagttcacacacaatcccagtctccatctccaatcacctcataactgactacacactaaagtgtgtagccctgccagagtactcaTCCTAACAGGTACTCTtcgtcgccagtgggggaccgcagtcgttcccacctaagccccgctcatctccatcgagcgataaacccatgttcattaatgtccacatcccttctgtggcgggtttcacagaaggcgaattaagggcgtgaagccactaccgcaagtgactccactcagccagggacgcaccccgaagatcacagacagttatacagtaATCGCAATACttctatcaacaaccaccaaatcagaatccaatacgataattactcaacaacaacaatactaacaacatcaatatcaaccatgccatgtaattaataccgagtagagaaaccctacctggaatgcaaacaccgaTAAAAGATGATCAAGCAGctaactcagaatctctcctcaacgaatcctcctcctatacatacatacatacatacatacatacatacatacatacatacatacaaccacataaaccaccaaaacccccaaattacacaattatggtttaaccaactttaacaaaacgatataaaaactatatgtaaagcttaccctcgatacaaggatcacaaagatgtaaagaacgacgaataccgacactcctagctccggatttgctaataatgcgatgaggATGAAGCAACGTAACTTAAATCTTCTCTTTTGTGATTTTAGgttataaaaagtgtttaaggaaaaAGGTGACGGAATATTATATATCAATCCGCATTATTAAaaaacccgtcgcaaatcacccgttaatcgacttactcgatcgagtaagtcacttactcgatcgagtgacccttactcgatcgagtgtcaagcgtactcgatcgagtacccatcaggcagactactgttttgcgtaaaaccatatttactcgacagagtaacccccactcgatagagtaccctaagactcataaaactgtagtattacagatacacactactacagatacaggctataacaacggttaaaaaccgttgttatataaaaaagcggacgttgttaaagcgtccgttataaaaggttttaacaacggttggttttcttaaggaacccgttgttaaaactattaacaacggttttaagtataaaaacccgttgtggaaagtgtgactcaattttagggggaaagttataacaacgggttgtaatatacaaaaccgttgttataactaaagacaacgggttgtttatcaataaccgttgttgtttgtttttaaaaaataaaaaaaaattaaattaaatattactagatgcatgcataattacggcccgttataattccgatgcatgcattattactgccatccctgtgcatatgaatggacaatatggaatgagaagggttataataagatttgaagcagcagagagagatatgatgatgattatggcacaacttcctaacatatatattaattaaaaaacaactcaaaccacacattacttagtataaatacatgcattatctcaagtaacattccattatctcactatacatctccaaaccctaactgctaaaacaaactccaaataaaccctaattaatctttcaaacaaactccaaacttcatcaacaaaatgaatgatatcatccttaagactcttactatgatcgagaacaacaacagtttcatccgccggttgctccacattgaggaaagttccaggagctaccttgtggatgctcgatccgtactgaaggacgccaaaaaagatggcttaACAGAGCAGCAGCAGTTGCTATGCAGCagtttttattaatgtaatttttattaatgtaatttggttcatttttgtataactttggttcatttttgtataactttggttcatttttgtataactctggttcatttttgtataactttggttcatttttgtataactttagtccattttttgtaaaactttggtgcatttttgtataactctggtcgatttttgtataactttagtccattttttgtataactttagtacattttttgtataactttggtgcatttttgtataactctggtcgatttttgtataactttggttcatttttgtataactttggttcattcttgtataactttagtccaattttttgtataactttagtccatttttgtataactttggttcatttttgtataactttggttcatttttgtataactttagtccattgttgtatcactttagtccaatttttgtataactttagtctttttttgtataactttggtctatttttgtataacttcagtctttttttgtataactttagtccatatttgtataactttagtccatttttgtataactttggtccattcttatataactttggttcatttttgtataactttggttcatttttgtataactctggttcatttttgtataactttagtccaatttttggtataactttagtccaatttttgtataactttagtctttttttgtataactttggtcataaaatgtataactttagtcgtaaatagtaaaaaaatcaaacaataaatatgaaaaaaaaaaataataacaaaaaccaaaaaaactcataataacaaaaacaaaaaaccaaataacaatactaaaaccaaaaaaccaacaacccaaccaaacccgaaatctaaaataaaccaaataacaagatttaaaacccgaaatcttaaaaaagtataacaagaagagatttgagaaaatgaataaaaaaaggagaagtaacaaaataaaagaaaataaaagacaacaacaaaaaatgaatggaaaaaacaactcaa from Silene latifolia isolate original U9 population chromosome 2, ASM4854445v1, whole genome shotgun sequence encodes the following:
- the LOC141637209 gene encoding uncharacterized protein LOC141637209, encoding MGEVRDWVEGLWRDAGEREMEKYMIGCWAIWEHRNKVAFDGALVEPDRITSRVRDIILELENGEEGERGRSRRRGRRAEESGNDGWKPARNGYVKVNVDAGVKEGDGVSTGVVCRDMRGEVLWGVTMVRNSEWDPRFAEAVAVYDGLLEAQVRGHQEVVVEGDCLQVIEALQARRNGRSLFLLLIEDILSLSNSFVSVLWSHTSRVNNSVAHALAHIFPRVVGKTVWSNMLPPVASSAVAYDLSLIY